CGCGTAATAGAGAGAAAGCGAGCCACCAGAAATCGAACCACTGCCGCTACCCGCTGGATTACTTCCGTTATACGCAGTAGCGCCGTTTACGGCACTGCTCCCGGCGCCGCCATATCCACCTGCGGTCCACGTAAACGCCAACTCGGCGTACGTTCGAACAACGCCGTATTCAGTCGCAGTGCGCGTGTCGACGACGAGATCAAAACGCGACTGGGCGGTATAATAGTTGCTAAGACGATTGTGCGCACCACCAAGGCCACCGGTGGGAGCGGTCCAGAGGCCCTGCCCACCCAGCGCGGCACTGGCGCGCAGGTAGCCACCCAGCTTGATGCAGGTTTCGGTGCCAGGGATATAATAGAAGCCGGCTCCATACAACGAGCAGATTTTCACGTACTCAATCGCCTTGGCCTTGACGGGAAGATCGGCCGCCTGAGCCCCCGTGCCCGCAAGCATTGCGGCAGCACCAAAATTAGGCTTTTCATCAGTTTCATTGCTGAACCTCCAAGTTGGAAACGTCGTTTCCGTCCTTCAAAGATCCGCCGCTGCTAGCCTCACCTGTGGGCGGGTGCTTGACGGACGACGTCGAGGCGCCCCCTCTCCGTCGGCCAAAGGTCTAATTCCATTCATCAATTGTAGAAACTAATTAATTCCTGCAATCATTTTTGGCTGCCGGAATTAATTCCTGCAATCATTTTTCGCTGCCGGACTGTGACATTTCGGCGACAAGCCCATTTGCGACGCAATAAACGCACAAAAAAGAGAACCCGGGGGGCATCCCGGGGGTTTCCTGGAGATTTACATGAGCGCTGAAGAGCCCCTCAGACGATCTGATCATATTATTACCGAAACTAATTGTAATAATCAATTGATTTTTTACATGGCATCCATGACATGCGCACCTTTCAGGTGCGCCTGAAGCCGGATATCTGTAGGAGGGAAAAGTCACGCCGCGGCTGTTCGGGAGTCGCTGAGGTTTGGCGGAAAAACCAACATGGCTGAAAAACCAACAATGGACAGGGCCGTCAGAGACTTCATCTGGAACGTTGTCGAGATCCATTCCCAACTTGAGCAAATACATAAGAACTGGGCGGAGCTACTAGGCTTGACTGAGCCGCAGTGGTTGATCCTCATGGCCATCGACGAGCTCGATCAAGGTCGCGGTGTCTCGGGAATAGCGGTTGCAAGCAAACTCCGAATTCATCCTGCGTTCGTTACCAACCAAACGAAAAAGCTGGAAACGATGGAGTTTCTGGCACGGGAGCCGTCACCAGATGATGCAAGGTTCGTTCAAATGTCCCTGACTGAGAAGGCTCGTGCCCAGATCTCAAAGCTCTCGACAAAGAGGGAAGCTCTGAACTCGGCGCTATTGGAGGGGCTGGACGAAGCGTCACTAGACTACCTCAACAAGCGGCTGACCTCGATCGCGAAGAATAGCCGACTGGCATCCCAAAAGCTGAGTATTGGCGTGTTATAGGTCTGGATCGGTAAGGGCCGCATCGCTTGGCGGTTCGATCATTTACCTCCGACCAAGATGACAGATTCACTGCAGCTGACCCCGGAGGCGGGCTTCGAGCAGGCACTTGAGTCAATTCTTGGCAGGTCATCGTTTGGACTTCTCTAGACCACGTCGCTCCCTCCGCTGCAGAGAGCATCATCCGTCCAGGCCCCGCGAACGATTTGTTGGTCCGCGGGCGACTCACGACTTACGAGAGCTGCTCCGACAAGCTCGAAGGAGAACCGCGCTAGCCCACGACTCGCTCTGCAATTGGTTCGCGTGCGAGCTTCTGCTCCAGCCATCTGAAGGTGCGGTCGTCTGAGCTAACGAAGTTGTCGAACTCCTCGCACAAGCCTCCGCGAATGAGCTGCGGCAGGACCAAGTCCACCTCGATGCGCTCGGCCATGCAAGCACTCTGCAGTTTAATAGCCTCGGACACGCTGACGACGCCGCGCCCCCCGGCTACCACGAGTATTGGGCACTTCGGCAGTCGAGCTAGGAGTGAACGACGCCCCCACTCCATGTTCCTTTCTGCACCGTCATCGGTCGATGTCATCCAATCGATGGATTTTCGGGAGCGCGTCCAATTCCAAATGCCCCCATCACAAACCGCCGCGGCAATGCGGCGATCGTATACGGCAAAATCGGTAGCTAAGGAGGCCGATAATCCGTCCCCGTAAATGCCGATGCGACTACTATCAACGTCAGGTCGAGCCGACAAATGATCCAAACAATAGGACAATACGATTTGGGATCCGCCGCGTGCATGATTTGCGATGTGCTCGTGAGAGAGAACCAGGACGGACATCCCCCGGCCAATCAGCACGGGCAAGAGCCTGCCGAGCAACGTCACTCCCGTCTCTTCTTCGTTACTGACGCAAATGACTGCCGGTGTTCGTGAATTGGGAGTTCCAGCAGGCAGATAGTAGGCGAGAAACGCCCCCAGATCGCCACACGCGATCTGTAAGCTTTCGACCTCATGGCCGAAGCATAGTCCGATCCGCTGAAGGCCATCTTCGACTTTGGCTGAAACGTCCGCTCTTCGCGGATCATCGTCCGCAACCAGCCTCCTGGCAACCTCGAAGGCAGTGAGGGCGCAAAGCCAAGCCTCGGTGGCTCCATCGTACTCTTTTCTGTTTATGTTAAGGTCAGCAAGCCGGCGATAGGCATCTCCGGTGCCTGCCCAGGTGGCGCCCCAGTTCTGCCGAGCCAATTGGGCGCGACCATCCTGTGGCAGTAGACCGTCCAGGAACGCCGAAGCGTTCTGTCGTGCGGACGCGAGATTTCCCCTCACATGAGGCCAAGCACCACACTCCATCGATTTGCCCCTCGGTGAAGATCCTTACCCAGCATGCGCCCATCAATCAGTTGCTCCTATGGAGATCGACTTTTTCGTAGAGACTTTGCTCCTCAGAGTCGTGCTGTATTCATCTCCTTGTAATAGGCTTACCAGATGTGAGCGCCGAAATATCTCATTGGAGTGGGCATCATATTGGAAATTCGGTGCCCGAAAGCAGGTATACGAGCTTTTTATGCGGGGTGAGCCTCCGGCGAGAGACGGTTTGCGGCGGACTGGTCCGGCGGTTGAGGACTGTACGTAGGGACAGCCATACGATCAGTATATCCAGTTGACTTGAAGTGGTGGAACGGCCCCCGCGGCGGCGCTGGTCAGAAGAGGAGAAGGCTCGGATTGTTTTGGAAAGCATGTCCGAGCCACGCTCGGTTGCTGCGGCAGCGCGGCGATATGGCTTGTCGCGTTCTCTGCTGGTGGCTTGGCGAGCCCTCGCGGCGGACAGGAGCAAATCCGATTTGTCAGGGCAGTTGTGGCCGAGGGTAGGGTCGTGGCGTCGGTGGGCCGCCTCATCGGAGAGCGCGACGGCACATTCGACGGAGCGTCCGATTGAGATAAACTGGCTGGCGGCCGGCGCGTCATTGTCGTGCGGGCTCGAAGTTGAGGCGCTTCGTCGGATGATGAGGCTCTGGAGCCGCGATGTTTCCAATCCCTACGAGAGTTCGGGTGCGGCTGGGCACGGCCACACCGACATGCGAAGGGCTTCGCCTCATTGTCATTGCAAGTGCAAGAGCTGCTACCCCGCGATCTCCAGAGCGGTGATTTGTTCTGCTTCCGGGCGCCGGGGCGATCTGTTGAAGGTGATCTGGCATGATGGCCAGGAATACAAAGAAGAAGGGAGGTGGTTTTATATGGCCCTGGCTCGAGGACGGCGCGGCGTCGATCTCGCAGGCACAGATGAGCTATCTCTTATCCTGCATCGATTAGTGCAGCTCTGGGGCTTGGCGTCAAACCAGCGTGGGCTGCGAGTCTAGTTTGAATCTGGCGAATATGATTCCATTTGGTGATAGACTCCGCCGCTGACGGCTGCGCCCGATCTCGCTGCCGCGCATGCAATGATCCTGGCAGACGTGCGGCCAGGCTTGTGGCGGAGGCGAAGCTTGCTGAAGCGACCAATGCCCAAACGAAGCAATCGAGCCCGGAGCGCTGATGGCCCACCTCAAGCTCGAGATCGACAAGCTGAGGCGAACGCTTTATGGCGCGCGATGCGTGACTGCTCGACCTTCTTTAGCTGGAGCTTGAAGAGCTCGGGGCGGCTGCGACCGAGGATGAAACTGCGGCGGAGAAGATGCAGCGAGTGAGTTCATTTGAGCGAAAGCAGCCGGTTCGCCAACCCTTTTCCAACGACATTGAGCGAGAGCGTGGCTCCGACGCAATACCCCTGCTGCGGGTCGGCGCGACTGAAGGTCGGCGGAAAGCGTGACCTCGACGCTGGAGGAGATCTCCCGACGGTTCAAAGTGATCGACACCGTGCGAGAGAAGTTCGGTTGCCGAGACCGCGAGGCGATTACGCGGCGACCGGCGCCATTCCATGTGACGCCACGGGCTATATGGAGCCCAGCTTCTGGGAACGATCCTGTTCGGCAAATTTGGCCAGCACCAGCCATTAAACCGACAGAGCAAGCGTTTTGATTGACCTGTCGGTCTTGACGCTGGCGGACCAGGCTGAAGTTTTGCCGTCAGGCACCATCGGTCGCTGTTCGTACAAGGCGCTTCGTTCCTTTCAAAATGTTGGCGGCGAGCACGCACTCACGACCTCGCATGGCCCTCCTCCGATGCACCTGAATCGATGCGGCAGACGGCTAGAGAAATAATATGCATCGCCAGGGCCAAGTACGCGCCGTTGATCTTCAACAGTGATCTCCAAGCGTCCCTTGATGATAATACCACCTTCTTCACCGGCGTGAGTGAGTCTAACCTTCCCCGTATCGGATCCTGGCGTGTATGTTTCCTTCAGAATCTGAATTGAACGACCAACCATACTGTTTCCAATCTGAAGGTAAGAAATTCCGCCGTGAGCTCTTTGTTCCTGAAGAAGATCTGCTCTGCCCGCGTCTGTCAGCGAAAAGAAATCAGCAACGCTGATCGGAATCGCGTCCAATATGCGTTTAAGTGCTCCCACTGATGGATTAGTCTGCCCGGATTCAATCAAGGAGATGGTTGAGTTCACCACGCCGGCCCTTTTTGCAAGCGCGCTCTGTGAGAGCCGATTATGCTGTCTGACCTGACGGAAGCGAGCACCGATTTCTTCGTTGAGACAACCAGTCATGCTACCTGCGCCACCGCAATAGGTTAACAGCACGACAACGTGAGTTCAGAAACAAGCCTTGGCAGTGACGTCTCAAGCAGCCGGAGTTGTGGGTCCGCAATTGCTTTGGGCGGGTACACGAGAGAGCCAATGTTTGCGACGCCATCAACTGAGCATAGCCAAGTTTGCGGCCGAAAATCTCTAATCGCGCGGCAATTTTGCAGAAATCCGGCGATCATCGGGGCGCTCTCCCTGCAATCACGCGAACATTGCGGAAACCGCTTGGCGTGCATTTTTACTGACGAAATCCTACGTCTTTCGCTAGTCTAGACTGGCTAGCTAGCACTACTTTGGCAGATCTTGTTGTCGCTGCAGTTCTTCACGGATTGGTTTACTGCAGTATGGGCACCGTTGCGATGGCGGCCGAAGAATGAGATCGACGATGGCGTGGCGTACGGCGGGCATGGTTGGTTGAGGCGGAGGGCCGTTGCTTCTTTTTTTTCCGACCCGCGTGTGCGAGGCGACGGTGCTGCAAGAAGGCGTAGGCAATCATAGTCATCAGGGCGTGACGATGAAGACCTTGCCATGATCGCCCCTCGAAGTGATCGAGGCCAAGCTCCTCCTTCAACTGCTGATGGGCCTGCTCACAAATCCATCGGGCCTTGATAGTGGCTGCCAATGTGCGCAAATCCGTCGTCGCGGGCAGATTAGCGAGATAGTATTTCTTCTCCCCGGAGGCGCGTTGCTCGCCAATGAGCCAGGCTTCGTCGCCTGGCAGATGCTGCTGACCCTTATCCCATATTCGCTGCGGAGGCCCGTCGGCGATGCGCACACGGACAGCAGCAAATCGGGCTTTCAGCCGACCTTTGGTCCCACTGCGCCAACTCACGGTCTTCCACTTGGCGTCGGCCAACATGCGTTCTGCCGCGATCGATAATATATCCGGCACGTGGTGCTTCCGTGCTCGCCCCCGAACTTTGGTCACCGGCCAAATGAGCTGCACATTGACCGGATACACCTTGAGATGACGAGGAATGCCAACGGCCCAGGCCAGTCCGCGTTCCGTTAGCCCTTGTCGAAACGGCGCGCTGAGCCCGTATCCTGCATCCGCCAACACACACCCAAAACGCACTTTGGCTGCCATCGCGCGGTCAATCTCGGCCAAAGCAATCTCCGGCTTGGATCGTGGCGTTCGGTATTCGGCCGGTACGCGGGCGCGTTTCAAACGAGGGGCGTCGCTTGTCCAACTCTCAGGCAAAAAGAGACGCAGTGCGACCATCACCGGCACTTCGTCGCGCGCGAGTGTCAGCGACACCAGCGTTTGGCAATTTGCTGTTTTGCCAAGAGCCGACGCATATTGAGCCGCAACGCCAACCGAGCGGTCGCCCTTCTTCGGCATTGCCGTGTCGTCAATAACCAGCACCGCATCGTTGCCGCCGACAAGCCGATCGGCGTGATTGAGCAGTTCAGATTCCAGCGGTGTCGCGTCCCAGACACCATCGGCGATGAAATGGTGCAACTGATCGTAGTTGCCCGTTGCAAGGCGTTCCGCCATCGGTTGAACACTTTTGCGATCACCAGGACCGATCAATCCCGCAACGTAAAGCGGACACATCCGCTGCCGGGTCTTATGACCCAACCGATCCAGGAATGGCTTCAGCCAGCGTTCGAGTTCGTCTTCCCAGTCCACCATGGTCAGCCCTCCAAGAGCCGACCACCCATGAGTCACAGAAAAACTGATTTGGGAATCCCGTGCCGCTCAAAATCTGCCAAAGTAGTGCTAGGGCTCAGACTCAATTGATCCAATAGGCGACGACGGCGGCGAGGTGGACGGCAGCCAAGAAGTTTCTGGCGAGTTTGTCGTATCGAGTTGCGACACGCCTGAAATCTTTAAGCCGGCAGCAGCAGCGCTCAATCACGTTGCGCCCTTTGTAGGCGCGTTTGCTGAAACTGTGGAGGGTCACGCTGTTGGATTTGTTTGGAATGACGGGCTTCGCGCCGCGATTGACGATTTCGGCTCGAAAGCCGCCGCCGTCGTAGCCTTTGTCGCCAATGAGGGTCGACATGGGCGGCGCGAGTTCCAAAAGGGCCGGCGCTGCGGCAATCCATCTTGACCCGAAGTGAGATGAAATGCGCAAGGTCTGCAATCCGGGTCGCTCAGCGCGTGGATTTTCGTGGTCCGCCCGCCGCGCGAGCGGCCGATCGCCTGTTCATGCTCCCCCCTTTTCCGCCGCTCGCCGAGCGATGCGCCTTGATC
The DNA window shown above is from Bradyrhizobium sp. CB1650 and carries:
- a CDS encoding MarR family transcriptional regulator; the protein is MAEKPTMDRAVRDFIWNVVEIHSQLEQIHKNWAELLGLTEPQWLILMAIDELDQGRGVSGIAVASKLRIHPAFVTNQTKKLETMEFLAREPSPDDARFVQMSLTEKARAQISKLSTKREALNSALLEGLDEASLDYLNKRLTSIAKNSRLASQKLSIGVL
- a CDS encoding cupin domain-containing protein, producing MTGCLNEEIGARFRQVRQHNRLSQSALAKRAGVVNSTISLIESGQTNPSVGALKRILDAIPISVADFFSLTDAGRADLLQEQRAHGGISYLQIGNSMVGRSIQILKETYTPGSDTGKVRLTHAGEEGGIIIKGRLEITVEDQRRVLGPGDAYYFSSRLPHRFRCIGGGPCEVVSACSPPTF
- a CDS encoding IS701 family transposase: MVDWEDELERWLKPFLDRLGHKTRQRMCPLYVAGLIGPGDRKSVQPMAERLATGNYDQLHHFIADGVWDATPLESELLNHADRLVGGNDAVLVIDDTAMPKKGDRSVGVAAQYASALGKTANCQTLVSLTLARDEVPVMVALRLFLPESWTSDAPRLKRARVPAEYRTPRSKPEIALAEIDRAMAAKVRFGCVLADAGYGLSAPFRQGLTERGLAWAVGIPRHLKVYPVNVQLIWPVTKVRGRARKHHVPDILSIAAERMLADAKWKTVSWRSGTKGRLKARFAAVRVRIADGPPQRIWDKGQQHLPGDEAWLIGEQRASGEKKYYLANLPATTDLRTLAATIKARWICEQAHQQLKEELGLDHFEGRSWQGLHRHALMTMIAYAFLQHRRLAHAGRKKKKQRPSASTNHARRTPRHRRSHSSAAIATVPILQ